From the Musa acuminata AAA Group cultivar baxijiao chromosome BXJ3-1, Cavendish_Baxijiao_AAA, whole genome shotgun sequence genome, the window ATAACATGTTTAGTCACACAAGAGACTTGCCCCATGaagtaaaagaacaaaaaaggttgatacattttgatatcaagtaacAACAATGACTGGGTGAAATAAGAATAAGGAAACAGCCACACTAAAACATTATTTCTATACAGCAAAAATGGCACTGTGTGGGTCattaatcaaaacaaacaaaaccaTATACATCCTAAAATTTGCCAACCAATAATTAGGTTACGCATTAAAGAACATGAGTCAAAGTCATTTAGCACCAAAATAGGACAAGCATACAGTCAAAATTCGAAATATATAAGCAACAACATCATAAATGCACATGAACACAACAAAATCttggataaacaaaaaaaaaaaaaaaaatacaaagcaCCCTATGCAAATCATATCTTCAGAGGAAAAAAACAGAAGATGAAAAGATGACTGTAAGCAAATGCACATCATCAGAACAAATTTATACATAAGGAATGGCATCAAACCATCATGTCAAGGAAAATGCCACAGTTCTTCAAGATGCATAGAGAAAGAACACTTGTAGAAGATGACCTACAGAGGATACAACGAGTGCCAAAAGCTAAGATGGATTAGATGATCACATAAGGTTACCTGGGGATCGACAATCCAACCATGATGTAGACCAATATCAAGAAGATTGAAAATAGTTTATTCCTGCGTGAACTCAAAATCATTAATCCTACATAAATACATACAACAAACAACAAGGGGTACGCCATAATTTTGCTTGAACAAAGGAAATGCTTATAGCATAAAGAAATTACGACTTCATATGGTAAACTGCAACTGCAATCGAGAGCAACGACTGGACTCACTTCCTAAAATGCACGTTTACATCGATCCCAGCCGCAAGCCGAGGCAGCAGATCAATTGCTTCAGATATGTTCTGCTGCCGATTGTTGACATGTCCATCATCCTAATTCGAAATGCAAGAACAGAAAGAATCAGTCCACCAAGAGATAACTCCGAACCAAGATTCGTATAGGGACCAGTTTCGAAGAATGCAAACCTGCACGTTGCAGTTAGGGTCGATCAATCTTTCCGCGACGAGCGAGAGCAGCTTCTGCAGCGAGACC encodes:
- the LOC108952576 gene encoding uncharacterized protein LOC108952576, whose product is METAEEEIVYKTKVVRFVGCGIPEDPCPPLEICDVLPLRNHLNLSLDVSEVSLQKLLSLVAERLIDPNCNVQDDGHVNNRQQNISEAIDLLPRLAAGIDVNVHFRKNKLFSIFLILVYIMVGLSIPR